One genomic region from Streptomyces sp. NBC_00457 encodes:
- a CDS encoding helix-turn-helix transcriptional regulator — translation MRADRLVSLVLLLRQRGRLTADTLARELEVSTRTVLRDIEALSAAGVPVYAERGRHGGFVLSPGFRTELTGLNHDEALALLAAGSGRGEQVFGLGSALASAMRKVVDALPEGHRATASDAAQRILVEPETDLLSRRPVTEEVAGAVMVEVRRAVLAGHKLRIHYAATGQAPRWRTVDPIGLVTVRDRGYLLARRSGADRTYRLSRVLAAEELPEAAERPNRVDLDRIWRERSARFLSDGDHIAVLLRVNPARREELLDTVLAVRAEEPDADGRLRLEVTFQDSRHAEWALWQLGTDAEALSPQALRTSLHDRATALAARYGDSR, via the coding sequence ATGCGCGCCGATCGCTTGGTCTCGCTCGTGCTGCTGCTGCGTCAGCGCGGTCGGCTGACCGCGGACACGCTGGCCCGGGAGCTGGAGGTGTCCACTCGCACCGTGCTGCGTGACATCGAGGCGCTGTCCGCGGCCGGGGTCCCGGTTTACGCCGAACGCGGGCGGCACGGTGGTTTCGTGTTGTCGCCCGGTTTCCGGACCGAGCTCACGGGTCTGAACCACGACGAGGCCCTTGCTCTGCTGGCCGCCGGATCGGGGCGCGGCGAGCAGGTGTTCGGGCTCGGCTCGGCGCTGGCTTCGGCGATGCGGAAGGTGGTCGACGCGCTGCCCGAAGGGCACCGGGCCACGGCGAGCGACGCGGCGCAGCGCATTCTCGTCGAGCCGGAGACCGACTTGCTCTCGCGTCGGCCGGTCACTGAGGAGGTGGCCGGCGCCGTCATGGTCGAGGTCCGGCGCGCGGTGCTCGCCGGACACAAGCTGCGTATCCACTACGCGGCCACGGGCCAGGCACCGCGGTGGCGCACGGTGGACCCGATCGGCCTGGTCACCGTGCGCGACCGGGGCTACTTGCTGGCCAGGCGATCCGGCGCGGACCGCACGTACCGGCTGTCGCGGGTGCTGGCCGCCGAGGAGCTGCCCGAAGCGGCGGAGCGACCGAACCGGGTCGATCTGGACCGGATCTGGCGGGAACGCTCCGCGCGCTTTCTCTCGGACGGCGACCACATCGCCGTGCTGCTACGGGTGAATCCGGCGCGGCGAGAGGAACTGCTGGACACCGTACTGGCCGTCCGTGCGGAAGAACCCGACGCGGACGGCCGGTTGCGGCTGGAAGTGACGTTCCAGGATTCACGCCATGCCGAATGGGCGCTGTGGCAGCTCGGCACGGACGCGGAAGCCCTCTCCCCGCAGGCGTTGCGCACCTCCCTGCACGACCGCGCCACCGCGCTGGCCGCCCGCTACGGAGACTCCCGCTGA
- a CDS encoding nSTAND1 domain-containing NTPase produces MEALSSDSGARTAFAERLALLYREAGNPPLKRVAEAVVQLQRVDERGRPVRVSAQRISDWRRAKNVPAQFAALAAVLHILIPQARRARPTPVSPGLYDLAQWQRIWEQAVADPIGERAAVSGEGEGEGQGGERSAGDAPAVPGGVCPYRGLASYRQQDARWFFGRERSTEALMAQLRAAEKTGGLVMLVGASGAGKSSLLNAGLVPALEQDAREVVQLVPGARPLAELTERIPELAPLVDTSDVDTGAVREAVAAWARPSSPARPVLIVDQFEEAFTLCTDEADRRTFIQLLHAACAPASDGPAPVLVVLGIRADFYEQCLAHPELADALQHRHMVLGPLTTAELREAVTGPAKAVGLELEPGLAELIVREVSADGPRGAHDAGVLPLLSHALLATWQRRKAGRLTLAGFRAAGGIQGAVAATAERAWSGLDPAARTAARLLLLRLVRLGEDTQATRRRGTRRQLAEESTDPGKTEESLEALVRARLVTLDAESVEITHEALLHAWPRLRDWIDEGRSDHLLRQRLEEDSRSWEGSNRDTALLYRGSRLEQAHNWAKSAGDTFLTRSAVEFLAASVRLRRRVVWISRGAVATLVVLAVVAVGAAVVAIQQRDDAVFAQVLAESDRVQSTDPSLSAQLGLVAHRLRPDDADANNRLISIVNAPLATPLLGHTGAVYLTTFSPDGRLLATASYDRTVRLWDVSDPTRPKAVGKPLTGHTSWVSSAVFSPDGKTLASAGDDGTLRLWDVRDPSRPRSLGAPLTGHDGTIYLVAFSPDGHTLATADEKRNVRLWDVRDVRRPRTLGTLTGHTAPVRSVAFSPDGRTLAAGGDDNTVTLWDMDDPRRPDRIGTPLTGHTDTVHSVAFSPDGRTLASGSSDNTIRLWDVTDRGRATALGSPLTGHTGPIWSVAFSPDGSMLAAGSADSTASLWNVRNPAYPSQVGMPLSGSSGEMYAIGFSPDGRTLATGTGDGKARLWSIPRSDMIGRIGAFRRDGKILATGSGDSKIRLWNVASPGRPVALGKPFTTGERDIRLLAFSPDGRTLAILTGVRNTVQLWNISDPAHPVAYGKPVLLDTRYSGPDSLAFSPDGRTLASAYDDRTIQLWNAADPAHLVPLGKPLTGHKGYVNALAFSPDGRTLASGSADLTIRLWNVADLRHATPLGKPLTGHVGPINALAYTPDGRTLASGSDDNTVRLWNVTDPAGATLLGRPLTGHTEALVSLTFSHDGRTLASGGNDNTVRLWNVTDPADAGPIGQSMSPNAKTGNFLSFSPTGHMLGVSSGSDTVRLWNLDVDQAISRICAATHGVLTREQWQEYLPRLSYEPPCRQ; encoded by the coding sequence GTGGAGGCCTTGAGTTCCGACTCAGGGGCGCGCACAGCCTTCGCGGAACGCCTCGCGCTGCTGTACCGGGAGGCCGGCAACCCTCCCCTCAAGCGCGTGGCCGAGGCGGTCGTACAGCTGCAGCGGGTCGATGAGCGGGGGCGGCCCGTACGAGTGTCCGCGCAGCGGATCAGCGACTGGCGGCGGGCGAAGAACGTACCGGCCCAGTTCGCCGCCCTCGCGGCGGTGCTGCACATCCTGATCCCGCAGGCGCGGCGCGCACGGCCCACTCCGGTGTCGCCCGGCCTGTACGACCTGGCTCAATGGCAGCGCATCTGGGAACAGGCGGTGGCCGATCCCATCGGCGAGCGTGCCGCCGTGTCCGGGGAAGGGGAAGGGGAAGGGCAAGGGGGGGAGCGGTCCGCCGGCGACGCCCCTGCCGTACCCGGTGGTGTGTGTCCCTACCGGGGGCTCGCTTCCTATCGGCAGCAGGACGCGCGGTGGTTCTTCGGCCGGGAGCGGAGCACCGAAGCCCTCATGGCGCAGCTCCGTGCGGCGGAGAAGACTGGCGGCCTGGTCATGCTCGTGGGCGCCTCGGGCGCGGGCAAGTCCTCCCTGCTCAACGCCGGTCTGGTGCCCGCGCTTGAGCAGGACGCGCGGGAGGTGGTGCAGCTCGTGCCGGGCGCCCGTCCGCTCGCCGAGCTGACCGAACGGATCCCCGAGCTCGCGCCCCTGGTCGACACCTCGGATGTGGACACGGGCGCGGTGCGGGAAGCCGTCGCCGCCTGGGCGCGGCCCTCCTCCCCCGCCCGCCCCGTCCTCATCGTCGACCAGTTCGAAGAGGCCTTCACCCTCTGCACCGACGAGGCGGACCGGCGTACGTTCATCCAGCTTCTGCACGCCGCGTGCGCTCCCGCCTCCGACGGCCCCGCCCCCGTCCTCGTGGTCCTCGGCATACGCGCCGACTTCTACGAGCAGTGCCTCGCCCATCCCGAGCTGGCCGACGCGCTGCAGCACCGGCACATGGTGCTCGGGCCGCTGACCACGGCCGAGTTGCGCGAGGCGGTGACCGGTCCCGCCAAGGCCGTGGGCCTGGAACTGGAGCCCGGCCTCGCGGAACTGATCGTCCGTGAGGTGAGCGCCGACGGCCCGCGCGGGGCGCACGACGCCGGTGTGCTGCCGCTCCTCTCCCACGCCCTGCTCGCCACCTGGCAGCGCCGGAAGGCGGGCCGGCTGACGCTGGCCGGCTTCCGGGCGGCGGGCGGCATCCAGGGCGCGGTGGCGGCGACCGCGGAGCGGGCCTGGTCCGGCCTCGATCCGGCGGCGCGTACGGCCGCGCGGCTGCTGCTGCTCAGGCTGGTCCGGCTGGGCGAGGACACCCAGGCCACGCGGCGGCGCGGGACCCGGCGGCAGCTCGCGGAGGAGTCCACCGACCCCGGCAAGACGGAGGAGTCGCTGGAGGCGCTGGTCAGGGCCCGGTTGGTGACGCTCGACGCGGAGAGCGTGGAGATCACCCATGAGGCGCTGCTGCACGCCTGGCCGCGGCTGCGCGACTGGATCGACGAGGGCCGCAGCGACCATCTGCTGCGCCAGCGACTGGAGGAGGACAGCAGGTCCTGGGAGGGCTCGAACCGCGATACGGCGCTGCTGTACCGGGGTTCCCGGCTGGAGCAGGCCCACAACTGGGCCAAGTCCGCCGGGGACACCTTCCTGACCCGCAGCGCGGTGGAGTTCCTGGCCGCGTCGGTGCGCTTGCGCCGGCGCGTGGTCTGGATCAGCCGGGGCGCGGTCGCGACGCTGGTGGTCCTGGCGGTCGTGGCCGTCGGTGCGGCGGTGGTCGCGATACAGCAGCGGGACGACGCGGTGTTCGCGCAGGTGCTCGCCGAGTCCGATCGCGTGCAGTCCACGGATCCGTCGCTGTCCGCGCAGCTCGGCCTGGTGGCGCACCGGCTGCGGCCGGACGACGCGGACGCCAACAACCGGCTGATCTCGATCGTCAACGCACCATTGGCCACACCGCTGCTCGGCCACACCGGCGCCGTCTACCTCACCACGTTCAGCCCGGACGGCCGGCTGCTGGCCACCGCCAGCTACGACCGGACCGTACGCCTGTGGGACGTATCGGACCCGACCCGGCCCAAGGCCGTCGGCAAACCCCTGACCGGGCACACCAGTTGGGTGAGCAGCGCGGTCTTCAGCCCCGACGGGAAGACCCTGGCCAGCGCGGGGGACGACGGCACGCTCCGGCTGTGGGACGTGCGCGATCCGAGCCGTCCGCGGTCGCTCGGCGCACCGCTGACCGGGCACGACGGCACGATCTACCTGGTCGCCTTCAGCCCGGACGGGCACACGCTGGCCACCGCCGACGAGAAGCGGAACGTACGTCTATGGGATGTGCGCGACGTGCGGCGGCCGAGGACGCTCGGCACGCTGACCGGCCACACCGCACCCGTGCGCTCGGTGGCGTTCAGCCCCGACGGGCGGACGCTGGCGGCGGGCGGCGACGACAACACGGTCACGCTGTGGGACATGGACGATCCGCGCCGTCCGGATCGGATCGGTACGCCGCTGACCGGCCACACCGACACCGTGCACTCGGTGGCCTTCAGCCCCGACGGCCGCACGCTCGCCAGCGGCAGCTCGGACAACACCATCCGGCTGTGGGACGTCACCGACCGCGGCCGCGCGACCGCGCTCGGCTCGCCGCTGACCGGGCACACCGGCCCCATCTGGTCCGTGGCCTTCAGCCCGGACGGAAGCATGCTCGCCGCGGGCAGCGCGGACAGTACGGCGAGTCTGTGGAACGTCCGCAATCCGGCCTATCCCTCGCAGGTCGGCATGCCGCTCTCGGGCAGCAGCGGGGAGATGTACGCCATCGGCTTCAGCCCCGACGGCCGCACCCTCGCCACCGGCACGGGTGACGGCAAGGCCCGGCTCTGGTCGATCCCGAGGTCGGACATGATCGGCCGGATCGGGGCGTTCCGCCGGGACGGGAAGATCCTCGCCACGGGCAGCGGCGACAGCAAGATCCGGCTGTGGAACGTGGCCAGTCCCGGCCGGCCCGTGGCGCTGGGCAAGCCGTTCACGACCGGGGAGCGCGACATCCGGCTGCTGGCGTTCTCGCCCGACGGCCGCACCCTCGCCATCCTCACCGGCGTCCGCAACACGGTGCAGCTGTGGAACATCTCCGACCCCGCCCACCCCGTCGCGTACGGCAAGCCGGTCCTGCTGGACACGCGGTATTCGGGCCCCGACTCGCTCGCCTTCAGCCCCGACGGCCGCACCCTCGCCAGCGCCTACGACGACCGCACCATCCAGCTGTGGAACGCCGCCGACCCGGCCCACCTCGTCCCGCTCGGCAAGCCGCTCACCGGTCACAAGGGGTACGTCAACGCCCTCGCCTTCAGCCCTGACGGCCGCACCCTCGCCAGCGGCAGCGCCGACCTCACGATCCGCCTGTGGAACGTCGCCGACCTGCGCCACGCGACGCCACTCGGCAAGCCGCTCACCGGGCACGTCGGCCCCATCAACGCCCTCGCCTACACCCCGGACGGCCGCACCCTGGCCAGCGGCAGCGACGACAACACGGTCCGCCTGTGGAACGTCACCGACCCCGCCGGGGCGACCCTGCTGGGCCGTCCCCTCACCGGCCACACCGAGGCGCTGGTGTCGCTCACCTTCAGCCACGACGGCCGCACCCTGGCCAGCGGCGGCAACGACAACACGGTCCGCCTGTGGAACGTCACCGACCCCGCCGACGCCGGCCCCATCGGCCAGTCGATGAGCCCCAACGCCAAGACGGGCAACTTCCTGTCGTTCAGCCCCACCGGCCACATGCTCGGGGTGTCCAGCGGCTCCGACACCGTACGGCTGTGGAACCTGGACGTCGACCAGGCGATCAGCCGGATCTGCGCGGCCACGCACGGCGTACTGACGCGGGAGCAATGGCAGGAGTACCTGCCCCGTTTGTCGTACGAGCCGCCGTGCCGTCAGTGA
- a CDS encoding UTRA domain-containing protein — protein MPKAYEEIEDDLRHPRPRAVRDNARHQWEKDRARRPLRTRAGTGATEHETGLHRDDLVFYAKYRTIEAPEALADAFGVPAGTLLLERTYRTRCATGTAPFSLVTSYLVHDMIAANPDVLDDSKEPWPGGTQHQLSTVGIEVDRIEERFTARPPTPQEARELELPPGTAVILLRKTSYDIHDRVVDISHVTLPGDRTELVFTTPLERW, from the coding sequence GTGCCGAAAGCGTACGAAGAGATCGAGGACGACCTCCGCCACCCGCGCCCCCGCGCCGTCCGCGACAACGCGCGGCACCAGTGGGAGAAGGACCGCGCCCGCCGTCCGCTGCGCACGCGGGCCGGGACCGGCGCCACGGAACACGAGACCGGACTGCACCGCGACGACCTCGTCTTCTACGCCAAGTACCGCACGATCGAGGCACCGGAGGCCCTCGCGGACGCGTTCGGCGTCCCGGCGGGGACCCTGCTCCTGGAGCGGACGTACCGCACCCGCTGCGCCACCGGGACGGCCCCCTTCAGCCTGGTCACCTCCTACCTGGTCCACGACATGATCGCGGCCAACCCCGACGTCCTGGACGACAGCAAGGAACCCTGGCCCGGCGGCACCCAGCACCAGCTCTCCACGGTCGGCATCGAGGTGGACCGCATCGAGGAACGCTTCACCGCCCGTCCACCGACGCCTCAGGAGGCGCGAGAGCTGGAGCTGCCGCCCGGTACTGCGGTGATCCTGCTGCGCAAGACGTCGTACGACATCCATGACCGCGTCGTCGACATCTCCCACGTCACGCTGCCCGGCGACCGCACGGAACTCGTCTTCACCACGCCCCTGGAAAGGTGGTGA
- a CDS encoding glycosyltransferase family 2 protein: MSRRVVVVTAVHAPSAAFLADAHKSLCAQELPAGWEWHWVIQEDGTTDAVAPYVPDDDRVTFRQGRPGGPGVARTIALAQADGDYVKILDADDQLTPGALARDLAALEADPTIGWATSRALDLLPDGSTVGFPGDPGHGPVERGTVLNFWKANDFRAQVHPATLCVRRDLLLALGGWMALPASEDTGLLLALNSVSRGWFSAEVGLLYRKWEGQVTGQASHVDPGEREARMAVVEARARALGELRWSYPAAD; the protein is encoded by the coding sequence GTGAGCCGGCGCGTCGTCGTCGTCACCGCCGTGCACGCGCCCTCGGCCGCGTTCCTGGCGGACGCCCACAAGTCGCTCTGCGCACAGGAGTTGCCCGCCGGCTGGGAGTGGCACTGGGTGATCCAGGAGGACGGCACGACCGATGCCGTCGCCCCGTACGTCCCCGACGACGACCGCGTGACCTTCCGTCAGGGGCGCCCGGGTGGCCCCGGTGTCGCCCGCACGATCGCCCTCGCGCAGGCCGACGGCGACTACGTGAAGATCCTCGACGCCGACGACCAGCTCACCCCCGGCGCGCTCGCCCGCGACCTGGCGGCCCTTGAGGCCGACCCCACGATCGGCTGGGCGACGTCGCGGGCGCTGGACCTCCTGCCGGACGGCTCGACGGTCGGCTTCCCCGGCGATCCTGGCCACGGCCCCGTGGAGCGCGGGACCGTACTGAACTTCTGGAAGGCCAACGACTTCCGCGCCCAGGTCCACCCGGCCACGCTGTGCGTACGCCGGGACCTGCTGCTGGCGCTCGGCGGCTGGATGGCCCTCCCCGCGTCCGAGGACACCGGCCTGCTGCTCGCCCTCAACTCCGTGAGCCGTGGCTGGTTCTCGGCGGAGGTGGGGCTGCTGTACCGCAAGTGGGAGGGGCAGGTCACCGGGCAGGCGTCCCATGTCGATCCCGGCGAACGGGAGGCACGGATGGCGGTGGTGGAGGCGCGGGCACGGGCGTTGGGGGAGCTGCGGTGGAGCTATCCGGCCGCCGACTGA
- a CDS encoding TetR/AcrR family transcriptional regulator, with product MAEQDQRAERARIIEAAHRCLASTGGASVSVSDILAETGLGTRAFYRHFDSKDDLLLAMFRRDHDRVTAELQTAIASAQGPEDALRRYVQSRMRLVSEKRRRQRVLVLTSEEVRRARGYDAELNRAAEGAEAILALIVEQGRDSGDFPLVNDVRADARAIAAVLQRAFDEQILRPSAQSAEEASEQVIDFALRALGAPTRDTSASGGTGRRGAAVGDRRG from the coding sequence ATGGCGGAGCAGGATCAGCGCGCGGAGCGGGCGCGCATCATCGAGGCGGCGCATCGCTGCCTGGCCTCGACGGGCGGGGCATCCGTCTCGGTGAGCGACATCCTCGCGGAGACCGGGCTGGGCACCCGTGCCTTCTATCGGCACTTCGACTCCAAGGACGACCTGCTGCTCGCGATGTTCCGCCGCGACCACGACCGGGTCACCGCGGAGCTGCAGACGGCCATCGCGTCGGCACAGGGCCCCGAGGACGCGCTACGGCGCTATGTGCAGAGCCGGATGCGTCTGGTCTCGGAGAAGCGCCGCCGGCAGCGCGTGCTCGTGCTGACCTCGGAGGAGGTGCGCCGGGCACGCGGCTACGACGCCGAACTGAACCGTGCCGCGGAGGGCGCGGAGGCCATCCTCGCCCTCATCGTGGAGCAGGGGCGCGACAGCGGGGACTTTCCCCTGGTCAACGACGTCCGGGCGGACGCGCGAGCGATCGCGGCGGTGCTGCAGCGCGCCTTCGACGAGCAGATCCTCCGGCCCAGCGCCCAGAGCGCCGAGGAGGCGAGCGAGCAGGTCATCGACTTCGCGCTGCGGGCACTAGGGGCGCCGACGAGGGACACCTCCGCCTCCGGCGGAACGGGCCGGAGGGGAGCGGCGGTGGGTGATCGGCGGGGGTGA
- a CDS encoding amidohydrolase family protein — protein sequence MEKIWANSADSHFLEPDDLWVSNLPKHLAELMPRSEKDPDGAWETVHIDGMSFRRATPPVKVQEFMEATHRAPGARDIGLRMKDLDNEGVWGELVFPSLGMWSSSFRTPEALREALRVSNDWAWETIAQATPRLVPAAQVSTLDVDDAVHELERVAAMGYRAVFLPTAPHPKQKDYNHDVWEPFWALAEEANVVLAFHIGTDPVDLTTGGQIGVVFRGPGGAVLNYTETTYGGQRAVTKMVASGALDRHPDLKVLVAEGGATWVPFIADRIEEGYRQHHQMVRPKLKRSPREIIYSQVYASFQHDATAVAAASSMGYRNVMWGSDYPHMEGTFGHTQETLHGLFDGVDPALRERITVGAFAELFPEVPPLPAGANAA from the coding sequence ATGGAGAAGATCTGGGCCAACTCGGCCGACTCACACTTCCTGGAGCCGGACGACCTATGGGTCAGCAACCTGCCCAAGCACTTGGCCGAGCTGATGCCGCGCTCGGAGAAGGACCCCGACGGCGCGTGGGAGACCGTCCACATCGACGGGATGTCCTTCCGCCGTGCGACGCCCCCGGTCAAGGTTCAGGAGTTCATGGAGGCCACGCATCGCGCGCCGGGCGCCCGGGACATCGGCCTGCGGATGAAGGACCTCGACAACGAGGGCGTCTGGGGTGAGCTGGTCTTCCCGTCACTGGGCATGTGGTCCTCGTCCTTCCGCACGCCCGAGGCCCTGCGCGAGGCGCTGCGTGTCAGCAACGACTGGGCCTGGGAGACCATCGCGCAGGCCACTCCCCGTCTCGTACCGGCCGCGCAGGTGTCCACCCTGGACGTCGACGACGCCGTGCACGAGCTGGAGCGGGTCGCCGCCATGGGCTACCGCGCGGTCTTCCTGCCGACCGCCCCGCACCCCAAGCAGAAGGACTACAACCACGACGTGTGGGAGCCCTTCTGGGCGCTCGCCGAGGAGGCGAACGTCGTGCTCGCCTTCCACATCGGCACCGACCCGGTCGACCTGACCACCGGCGGCCAGATCGGCGTCGTCTTCCGCGGCCCCGGCGGCGCGGTGCTCAACTACACCGAGACGACGTACGGCGGCCAGCGCGCGGTGACCAAGATGGTCGCCTCCGGCGCGCTGGACCGGCACCCGGACCTGAAGGTCCTGGTCGCCGAGGGCGGCGCGACCTGGGTGCCGTTCATCGCCGACCGGATCGAGGAGGGCTACCGGCAGCACCACCAGATGGTCCGCCCCAAGCTCAAGCGCTCACCCCGCGAGATCATCTACTCGCAGGTGTACGCGTCCTTCCAGCACGACGCCACCGCGGTGGCCGCCGCCTCCTCGATGGGCTACCGCAACGTCATGTGGGGCAGCGACTACCCCCACATGGAGGGCACCTTCGGCCACACCCAAGAGACCCTGCACGGTCTCTTCGACGGAGTGGACCCGGCCCTGCGCGAGCGCATCACGGTGGGCGCCTTCGCCGAACTCTTCCCCGAGGTGCCGCCGCTGCCGGCCGGCGCGAACGCCGCCTGA
- a CDS encoding amidohydrolase family protein yields the protein MTDQRKRIFDCDQHMYEERDSFTRYLPKEFLGTAVAPITLPDGREVILAGDRIVVCLEPEFGQVYRPGSLKEMLKAMASGNPEETYQFEPMHEAYQNRDARLTLMDEQGVDQTIMYPGGWALVAEEYVKSSEALYANVHSFNRYMNEVWGFDHKGRIYAPALLSLRDLDSAVKELEYVLEQGARFILLPTGPVYGRSPGDPYFDPFWKLVNEAKASVCYHISEFYYNSQVAPAWGFEPNPIHFRMSAWQWMNTYGQRPIEETLSALIFDNLFGRFPDINILVSEFGAEWVPHFVGHMDKSRGMGRNGPWIGGKLEERPSKVFRKHVRVVPYPEDDIPSLVARLGYHESLVMGSDYPHAEGVAAPAEYWKLMEGLDASVQEDIMYNNAQQLITR from the coding sequence ATGACCGATCAGCGCAAGCGGATCTTCGACTGCGACCAGCACATGTACGAGGAGCGGGACTCCTTCACCCGCTACCTCCCCAAGGAGTTCCTCGGCACGGCGGTCGCCCCGATCACCCTGCCGGACGGCCGCGAGGTGATCCTCGCCGGCGACCGGATCGTCGTATGCCTGGAGCCGGAGTTCGGCCAGGTCTACCGGCCCGGCTCGCTCAAGGAGATGCTCAAGGCGATGGCCTCGGGCAACCCCGAGGAGACCTACCAGTTCGAGCCGATGCACGAGGCGTACCAGAACCGCGACGCCCGGCTGACACTCATGGACGAGCAGGGCGTCGACCAGACGATCATGTATCCGGGCGGCTGGGCGCTGGTCGCCGAGGAGTACGTGAAATCGTCCGAGGCGCTGTACGCCAACGTCCACTCGTTCAACCGGTACATGAACGAGGTCTGGGGCTTCGACCACAAGGGCCGCATCTACGCCCCCGCCCTGCTGTCACTGCGTGACCTCGACAGCGCGGTCAAGGAGCTGGAGTACGTCCTGGAGCAGGGCGCCCGCTTCATCCTGCTGCCGACCGGACCGGTGTACGGCCGCTCGCCGGGTGACCCGTACTTCGACCCGTTCTGGAAACTGGTGAACGAGGCCAAGGCGAGCGTCTGTTACCACATCAGCGAGTTCTACTACAACTCGCAGGTGGCGCCCGCCTGGGGCTTCGAGCCGAACCCGATCCACTTCCGGATGTCGGCGTGGCAGTGGATGAACACCTACGGCCAGCGCCCGATCGAGGAGACGCTCTCCGCGCTCATCTTCGACAACCTCTTCGGCCGCTTCCCCGACATCAACATCCTGGTGTCGGAGTTCGGCGCGGAGTGGGTGCCGCACTTCGTCGGGCACATGGACAAGAGCCGGGGCATGGGCCGCAACGGTCCCTGGATCGGCGGAAAGCTCGAGGAGCGCCCCAGCAAGGTCTTCCGCAAGCACGTCCGCGTGGTGCCGTATCCGGAGGACGACATCCCGAGCCTGGTCGCGCGGCTCGGCTACCACGAGTCGCTGGTCATGGGCTCGGACTACCCGCACGCGGAGGGCGTCGCGGCGCCGGCGGAATACTGGAAGCTGATGGAGGGGCTGGATGCGTCCGTCCAGGAAGACATCATGTACAACAATGCCCAGCAGTTGATCACCCGTTGA
- a CDS encoding FkbM family methyltransferase, with product MSTGITEALITLGRRYVRDAPVPLGKAPLAARYLNSHLREHPRRRVVETRFGARFAVDTQDLIQRYVYLFGVWEPHMTAWLRGRLRPGDTFVDVGANVGYFAVLGSRLVGDTGRVVAVEASPAFHDRMRRQLTLNNCTNVRTVNAAVSDGHKTLTFVLASSRNMGANSIVPYDGPAESTFEAEAQPLAELLDPADLAHARVIKIDVEGAEGSVVRGLAPVLDRLRDDAEIAVEVTPDRMAQLGDSVEELLETMRAHGFHTYRLPNSYKPESYPHALRSPSPPVRWRGPIVGETELVFSRMDAEELTG from the coding sequence ATGAGTACCGGCATCACCGAGGCCCTGATCACCCTGGGCCGCCGGTACGTGCGCGACGCCCCGGTGCCGCTCGGCAAGGCACCGCTGGCCGCGCGGTACCTCAACTCCCATCTGCGGGAGCATCCCAGGCGCCGGGTCGTGGAGACCCGGTTCGGCGCCCGGTTCGCGGTCGACACACAGGACCTCATCCAGCGCTACGTCTATCTGTTCGGCGTCTGGGAGCCCCACATGACGGCCTGGCTCCGCGGCCGGCTGCGCCCCGGCGACACCTTCGTCGACGTCGGCGCCAACGTGGGCTACTTCGCGGTCCTCGGCTCCCGGCTCGTCGGCGACACGGGCCGCGTCGTGGCCGTGGAGGCGTCCCCCGCCTTCCACGACCGGATGCGCCGGCAGCTCACCCTCAACAACTGCACCAACGTCCGCACCGTGAACGCCGCGGTCTCCGACGGCCACAAGACGCTCACCTTCGTCCTGGCCAGCTCCCGCAACATGGGCGCGAACTCCATCGTCCCGTACGACGGCCCGGCCGAGTCCACCTTCGAGGCCGAGGCCCAGCCGCTCGCCGAACTCCTCGACCCGGCCGACCTCGCCCACGCCCGCGTGATCAAGATCGACGTGGAGGGAGCGGAGGGCAGCGTCGTACGAGGCCTGGCCCCCGTCCTCGACCGCCTCAGGGACGACGCGGAGATCGCCGTAGAGGTCACGCCGGACCGAATGGCCCAACTAGGCGATTCGGTGGAGGAGTTGCTGGAGACCATGCGCGCCCACGGCTTCCACACCTACCGCCTCCCCAACAGCTACAAGCCGGAGAGCTACCCCCACGCCCTGCGCAGCCCGTCGCCACCGGTGCGCTGGCGGGGACCGATCGTCGGTGAGACAGAGCTGGTCTTCTCCCGCATGGATGCCGAGGAACTGACCGGTTAG
- a CDS encoding ferredoxin gives MKVSVDPDRCYGSGDCVYRVPSVFTAEDGFGAVIPGREDTGDDPRVREAAERCPSQAITIAD, from the coding sequence ATGAAGGTCTCCGTCGACCCCGACCGCTGTTATGGCTCCGGCGATTGCGTCTACCGGGTGCCGTCCGTCTTCACCGCGGAGGACGGTTTCGGTGCGGTGATACCGGGGCGTGAGGACACCGGTGACGATCCGCGGGTGCGGGAAGCGGCAGAGAGGTGTCCTTCGCAGGCCATCACGATCGCGGACTAA